In Bombus huntii isolate Logan2020A chromosome 9, iyBomHunt1.1, whole genome shotgun sequence, a single window of DNA contains:
- the LOC126869465 gene encoding uncharacterized protein LOC126869465, which produces MECNSEVESFMQNDSARCREEIISPEEQSLLQLLQKGMLETSEENIAFRKEISLLLNKLNLESQCLPNDIKEGLQKIALLLRYEKLSDFDAITLNIVSERKKIEEKKRQYEEKQLALLYDDHSRKYTIFSRKLNCLQEAVNSLESIIEDSQKEQADIRCNHVSLFTKLKEYQQTAEKLETDLADMQVEDLYPKKILNKYHRYLEMSGELAELNQYLSQYRDLPPNLLQAKALVEVKKKEYESLKNALLEKTK; this is translated from the exons ATGGAGTGTAACAGTGAG GTAGAATCCTTTATGCAAAATGATAGTGCAAGATGTCGTGAAGAAATTATTTCGCCAGAAGAACAGTCATTACTGCAACTTTTGCAAAAAGGAATGTTAGAAACAAGTGAAGAAAATATAGCTTTCAGGAAGGAGATATCATTATTattgaataaattaaacttGGAATCACAATGTTTGCCTAATGACATCAAAGAAGGATTACAAAAAATAGCCTTGCTTTTAAGGTATGAAAAGCTAAGTGATTTTGATGCTATTACTCTGAATATAGTGagtgaaaggaagaaaatagaagaaaagaaaagacagTATGAAGAAAAACAGTTGGCGTTATTATATGATGATCATTCTAGAAAATATACTATTTTTTCAAGGAAACTTAATTGTTTGCAAGAGGCTGTAAATTCACTTGAAAGCATTATTGAGGATTCTCAGAAAGAGCAAGCGGATATTCGTTGTAACCATGTTTCATTATTTACAAAGTTAAAAGAATATCAGCAAACTGCAGAAAAGTTAGAAACTGACTTAGCAGATATGCAAGTAGAAGATCTTTATCccaaaaaaatattaaataaatatcatagaTATTTAGAAATGTCAGGTGAATTAGCAGAACTTAATCAATACCTTAGTCAATATAGAGATTTACCACCAAATTTACTGCAAGCTAAAGCTCTAGTTGaagttaaaaaaaaggaatatgAAAGCTTAAAGAACGCACTTTT